The Methanothermobacter sp. genome segment AGAACTATAAACAGATGTACACAGGTACACTGAATCCTGGTGCAACAGTCACACTAAAGACCTACTATAAGTACTCACGGGGCACGGTTAAGGTCGACTACTACAATGGGGTTTCTGAGAAATCAGAAACAAACAACATCAGGAAATTCTGAACAATATCTCATTAATTCTTTCCTCAGGAACTCATGGATGTCTGAATAATTATTTTTTTATTCCTCTCCTGCTTACAAAGAGATAAAATATAGCAAAAACCAATATTCAAATATGCTTGTTGTTGAAAACGGGACTGTCCTACGTGGTGCAAGCCTGAGACCCGAAAAGACAAACCTCCTCATTGAAGATGGCATCATAGCCGAGATAACACCTGATAGGATCCCTGGAAGCAACAGGATTGATGCATCAGGCCTCATGGTTGCACCTGCCCTTGTGAACTCCCATGTGCACCTTGGAGATTCAGTTGCAATGGACTTGGGTGATGGGAGGCCACTTGAAGATATAGTGAGACCCCCCAATGGCCTGAAACACCTGATACTTGCATCATCCACGCCCTGGGAACTTAAAGCATCCATGAAGGATGCGATGTTTGACATGATGGCCCATGGCACAGGATCATTCATTGACTACAGAGAGGGTGGTGTTGAGGGTGCTGAACTCCTCACTGAAGCAATGGATGATCTCCAACTGAAGGGAATGATATTAGGAAGGGACCCTGTGGTTTTTGACCCTGAAGCATCAAATGCTGAGGTCAGACGTGCTGTGAGAAGGATCCTTGAGGTATCTGATGGCTTTGCACCAAGTGGTATGGGTGAGATAACCGACGAGGCAGCTCGCATAATCGTTGATGAATGTGAAAGGATGGGTAAGGTTGCATCGATTCACGTTGCAGAGCACCCAGAATCCCAGAGGAGGTCACTTGAAGAGACAGGCAGGAGTGAGGTTGAAAGGGCTGTGGATGCTGGATTTAAGCTTCTGGTGCACCTCACAAACCCAGTCAAGGATGACCTTGAAATTGTAAGGGAAAGCGGGGCATCGGTTGTGCTCTGCCCCAGATCCAACGGGGCGCTTTCAGCAGGCATACCCCCAGTTAAGAGGATGCATGAGATGGGCATAAATCTCCTTCTCGGCACAGACAACGTCATGTTCAACTCGCCGGACCTCCTCAGGGAGATGGAGTACACTCTGAAGGTTACAAGGGGATCCACAGGCGAATACTTCCCACCACTTGAGGTGCTGAGGATGGCAACAGTTAACGCATCGGAGATAACGGGTGGGGGTGTTATTGAGGAGGGATTCCCGGCGAACCTCATGATCACTGAGAAACTATCCGCTGACCCCTACCTCTCCATCATAAACCGTACTGAATCGAAAAATATAATATATTTAATAATAAAAGGTAAATTAGTTAAGAGGTGAGGCTATGTACAGTAAAATCCTGCTCCCAACCGACGGCTCAAAACATGCCAACAAGGCAGCTGAACATGCTATATGGATTGCCAGGGAAAGTGGAGCCGAGATAATCGCTTTAACAGTTATGGAGACATCATCCCTTGTGGGTCTCCCGGCAGACGACCTTATAATAAGGTTGAGGGAGATGCTGGAGGAGGAGGCATCAAGGTCCCTTGAAGCCGTTAAGAAGCTTGTTGAGGAA includes the following:
- a CDS encoding universal stress protein; this encodes MYSKILLPTDGSKHANKAAEHAIWIARESGAEIIALTVMETSSLVGLPADDLIIRLREMLEEEASRSLEAVKKLVEESGAGVKLTLRTDEGSPAEAILRTVEKEGVDLVVMGTSGKHGLDRFLLGSVAEKVVRSAGCPVLVVH
- a CDS encoding amidohydrolase family protein; the encoded protein is MLVVENGTVLRGASLRPEKTNLLIEDGIIAEITPDRIPGSNRIDASGLMVAPALVNSHVHLGDSVAMDLGDGRPLEDIVRPPNGLKHLILASSTPWELKASMKDAMFDMMAHGTGSFIDYREGGVEGAELLTEAMDDLQLKGMILGRDPVVFDPEASNAEVRRAVRRILEVSDGFAPSGMGEITDEAARIIVDECERMGKVASIHVAEHPESQRRSLEETGRSEVERAVDAGFKLLVHLTNPVKDDLEIVRESGASVVLCPRSNGALSAGIPPVKRMHEMGINLLLGTDNVMFNSPDLLREMEYTLKVTRGSTGEYFPPLEVLRMATVNASEITGGGVIEEGFPANLMITEKLSADPYLSIINRTESKNIIYLIIKGKLVKR